TTTTAAACAGGCAGATTGTTAGAGATAATCACTCGTGCAAATGCTCGTTAGCAATAATCTGCCCAAATAAGGGGCCTTAACACCTCttttaaaaggattgtccaggttcagagctgaacctggacatactcccattttcacccagacatgccccctgatattagtattggagcatttcatggtccgatgctctcccttgtcctGCGCTGGATCACGCAGGACAAGGAATGTTTTTACAATGATAGGCAGACGCTTCCGTCCGGCAGTGTATTTGGTCACGTCAcaagctctgatgggcaggctttagcgcttccCTAGCCGTTttgctggctagggcagcgctaaagcccgcccattaatgCTGGTTCTGGGCAGAAGCCTCACCGGATCTcctaaaaaagcctttgccctgcatgattcagcacagggcaaaggagagcatcggagcatttttcATATTTGGGgcactgcctgggtgaaaatgtgggtatatCCAGGTTCAGCTATGAACCCGGGCAACACCTTTtaagtgatcagtgggggtctcagatcTCTGACCCCCCTCCCAAAATCGATCAAAAACTTTAATATGTCGCTAAGCTTTACAGAGTGCAGCTACTCTTTAACATCACTCAGGGGACCCTCCATATAGTCTACAAGAAATTAGGACAGGATAATCAATTGCCTAGCCATCTGAAAAGGATCATATGGGCCATGTTGTAACCCTAGAGATTTGGGGGGCACTTGTTTGGTTACTGCATTTACACTAACTAGCATAGCTCTATTAGGTTATCCCTTTGTCAGAGTGATCATTATTATGCTGCTGTATGGTTTCTACTTTTAATATGTTCTTTGTTTTTGGATAGACTGCTGGCAACGACCCGTACTGTTTTGTGGAGTTCTTTGAACATCGCCATGCTGCTGCATCCCTCGCTGCTATGAACGGTCGCAAGATAATGGGCAAGGTACGTAGGGGGGcacttattatactgaaatatgcctatactAAGCGTACATGCTAGGTCTAAAGTTATGGACGTGGCGAGGAAGGGGACTGACGGTAGGTCCGTCTCGTTCATCATTTTctgtgcctgttttaggtgtagaaaatggtctaactgTAAGACAGAAAGGAAGcgttcttacatttagaactggtgctggatctgctgaagttatggagaggccggcgcctcttcataacttcagcagatccactgtcagcacaggggctttattaagactgtctaaaacgccagttttaataaatgtgccccttagtgtTTATAATGCACAGATCCAGCTAACGACTATGATTTTCTGTTTTTCTTACTTCCATAGGAAGTGAAGGTCAACTGGGCAACCACCCCTAGCAGCCAGAAGAAAGACGCAAACAGTAAGTGTCCCTCAACCTCTCTGACGTACATTACCGTAGCAAGTAAAAGTAACCGTTGAAGATCTGACATTCTTAGTTCACAACTGTGATAATCGTTAGATCAGCGTTTCTCAACCCCATGTATTACTGTACGTAGCAGAAATCCTGTTCAATTGTCTTTTTGACCCTTAAAATTGGCGCATAGAATGAAATAAAATGTAAACGGGCAAGACTATGCAAGCGCTTGATAAATAAAGCGGGTTGAGTAACGCTGCCTTAGATAACTTGTTTTGCTGTGTTTCTGCTATAATATATTTAAGAACAAATCTAATCTTTGTCATCAGGTAGTTCCGTTGTCAGCACACTGCGTTCTCAAGGTAATTGTGTCTTCTTACAGATAAAAATTCAATCTTTTGGGTGACCAGCAAAATTCAGGCTCTTCCTTCCCACTCCTTTCTTCTGCCATCACCCACCCGAGCTGCTTACTTTCCTTTCAGCTACTTTGGCAGCATCGGGATCACTGAGTAGATCTAGTAAACCCTATCTAACCTCTCTCTTATTCTGTAATGCTGGAGTAACTGTCTCCATATAGTGCCATTGTACAACGCAGTTGTGGAGTGTCTGTTGGAAGGATAGGTACCTGGAACCTATTGAGGCTGTAAGGAACCAAAAAGAGATGCTATTCCAAGTTCATAAAAAGCATTTTCTTGAAGCAGAAGGGATTTACATGCTGATTATACATTTAGAAGTTGGGGGAAATAAATATATGATGCTTATAGCAACCTGTTAAGGGGGTTCTCTAGGAATTAAGAAAACgagaatacttaaatattactttattatgaatatattcccatgtaccttttattagttataatggctcattttatctggggagcaatcattagaagaaataaaatggctgccgtcctattagtgcacataaaacctgtcctaatcgcataggacaaattacttcacaacactgagctaaagagcggcttcatcctcctctctgatctACTTGTTAGGtattatggtcctgaatacagcggataagatcttcag
The Bufo gargarizans isolate SCDJY-AF-19 chromosome 2, ASM1485885v1, whole genome shotgun sequence genome window above contains:
- the LOC122929518 gene encoding nucleolysin TIA-1-like, with product MEDEMPKTLYVGNLSRDVTEALILQVFSQIGPCKSCKMIMDTAGNDPYCFVEFFEHRHAAASLAAMNGRKIMGKEVKVNWATTPSSQKKDANSSSVVSTLRSQGNCVFLQIKIQSFG